A portion of the Stigmatella aurantiaca DW4/3-1 genome contains these proteins:
- a CDS encoding DUF7594 domain-containing protein, protein MSRWKRGTKGMICATAMGVAAGCTGGVQPEDGQETQSQELLETRTFAPVADARVEATNPGQNFGTSGTLKADASPDYSSYLRFDLSGLTGTVRSAKLRLYMTDATTTGPAVSTTGSAWQESTLTFQNKPAVGSRLSTVSTVAADSWAEWDVTAAVQGNGAVNLVVTSTGTDGTVFYSRETSNTNLRPQLVVTVDGGTTPPPPTGDWTFYSAAQGVPRTVYGVSADAGGNIWVAGGEEGLFVLQNGQTQFRRFTLADGLRPYGYMLDGSAPPGVKYLKVVSVAGGPAGVAFVGYEGKQPAAGMPTCEDEWDQAYYAGRTPDASVYKSGDADRVTLTATGIQVVHYDLSTGPNKVAAEPRGREKVCNIWRIAYDPNTQSVWFGGNHGFAWGRANFPGYSCAPGTWDYGCAGVMEHVHPAINAWNADNTKWVLLTDAYWGVSVASNGDVWFGGANRSTRFRYGTNGNNYWAAQSQTEDSSYAWNRYDIWPDAVSEPTPPTREQRVDDHVSGMAVMSDQSVWVGSFTRGLAQLNASGQRLRTLSTELADKKGYVGAVAADPRDDSVWAGMRWGGGLSRVRGSTVVNYGSGVIPDNLIWVPVLDIQVDRSSTPRRVLIGFQGTDSVPGTIGVYTGP, encoded by the coding sequence GTGAGCAGATGGAAGCGCGGGACGAAGGGGATGATTTGTGCCACGGCGATGGGGGTGGCGGCGGGGTGTACCGGGGGAGTGCAGCCCGAGGACGGGCAGGAGACGCAGTCCCAGGAACTTCTGGAGACGCGGACCTTCGCGCCCGTCGCCGATGCCCGGGTGGAGGCGACCAACCCAGGGCAGAACTTCGGCACCTCCGGCACCCTCAAAGCGGATGCTTCCCCCGACTACTCCTCCTATCTGCGCTTCGATCTGAGCGGGCTGACCGGCACCGTGCGCAGCGCGAAGCTCCGCCTGTACATGACGGATGCCACCACCACCGGGCCCGCGGTCTCCACCACGGGCAGCGCGTGGCAGGAGAGCACCCTCACCTTCCAGAACAAGCCCGCGGTGGGCTCCCGGCTGTCCACCGTGAGCACGGTGGCGGCGGACAGCTGGGCCGAGTGGGATGTGACCGCCGCCGTTCAGGGCAACGGCGCGGTGAACCTCGTGGTGACGTCCACCGGCACCGACGGCACGGTCTTCTACTCCCGCGAGACGTCCAACACGAACCTGCGGCCCCAGCTCGTCGTGACGGTGGACGGCGGCACCACGCCCCCGCCTCCCACCGGGGACTGGACGTTCTACAGCGCCGCGCAGGGCGTGCCCCGAACCGTCTACGGCGTGAGCGCGGACGCGGGGGGCAACATCTGGGTGGCCGGTGGCGAGGAAGGGCTCTTCGTGCTCCAGAACGGGCAGACGCAGTTCCGCCGCTTCACCCTGGCCGATGGCTTGCGGCCGTACGGGTACATGCTCGATGGCAGCGCCCCCCCGGGGGTGAAATACCTGAAGGTCGTCTCCGTCGCGGGAGGCCCCGCGGGCGTCGCCTTCGTGGGCTACGAGGGCAAGCAACCCGCCGCGGGCATGCCCACCTGCGAGGATGAGTGGGATCAGGCCTACTACGCGGGCCGGACCCCGGACGCGAGCGTCTACAAGAGCGGAGACGCGGACCGGGTGACGCTGACGGCCACGGGCATCCAGGTGGTGCACTACGACCTGTCCACCGGCCCCAACAAGGTCGCCGCCGAGCCGCGTGGGCGCGAGAAGGTCTGCAACATCTGGCGCATCGCCTATGATCCGAACACGCAGAGCGTCTGGTTCGGCGGCAACCATGGCTTTGCCTGGGGCCGCGCGAACTTCCCGGGCTACAGCTGCGCCCCGGGGACGTGGGATTACGGCTGCGCCGGGGTGATGGAGCACGTGCACCCGGCCATCAACGCCTGGAACGCGGACAACACGAAGTGGGTGCTGCTCACGGATGCGTACTGGGGCGTCTCGGTGGCCTCCAACGGAGATGTCTGGTTCGGCGGCGCCAACCGCTCCACCCGCTTCCGCTACGGCACCAACGGCAACAACTACTGGGCCGCGCAGAGCCAGACGGAGGACAGCTCCTACGCCTGGAACCGCTACGACATCTGGCCGGACGCCGTCAGCGAGCCCACGCCTCCCACCCGAGAGCAGCGCGTGGATGACCACGTGTCCGGCATGGCGGTGATGAGCGACCAGAGCGTGTGGGTGGGCAGCTTCACCCGGGGCCTCGCCCAGCTCAACGCGAGCGGACAGCGCCTGCGCACCCTGTCGACGGAACTCGCCGACAAGAAAGGGTACGTGGGGGCTGTCGCGGCCGATCCGCGCGATGACAGTGTGTGGGCCGGCATGCGCTGGGGAGGAGGCTTGAGCCGGGTGCGGGGCAGCACCGTGGTGAACTACGGCAGCGGGGTGATTCCCGACAACCTCATCTGGGTGCCGGTCCTGGACATCCAGGTGGACCGCTCGTCGACGCCCCGGCGGGTGCTCATCGGCTTCCAAGGCACTGACAGCGTGCCCGGCACCATCGGGGTGTACACGGGACCCTAG
- a CDS encoding FAD-binding oxidoreductase gives MSEHLLRDLAAVLPPEGLVTDPDVLEAHRFDQAAWAKAGIPRVLVRPGSTAEVQAVLQVATAHRAPVVARGAGSGLSGGANAVDGCIVLSLVRMNRILEIDRRGLFAVVQPGVINAAVKAAVAEQGLWYAPDPASWEFSTIGGNLATNAGGLCCVKYGVTGDAVLGLEAVLADGSVVRTGGKTVKNVAGYDLTRLFVGSEGTLGIITEATLRLRPRPPKATTLLASFPELAGAGAAVTDIMAGSRPSLLELMDRTTVRAVEAARPMGLDVEAAALLLARSDAGGEQGVEECARMAAVCEAAGATFVAQSADEAEGELLLGARRFAFPALEKQGTTLLDDVGVPLSRIAELLAAVERIAAQRGVLIGTFGHAGDGNMHPTLVFDRNDPDAVARAQAAFEDILQVVGALGGTLTGEHGVGVLKRPFLAAQLGPGTMRLHHTLKAAMDPLGLLNPGKLL, from the coding sequence ATGAGCGAGCATTTGTTGAGGGACCTCGCGGCCGTGTTACCGCCCGAGGGGCTGGTCACTGACCCCGACGTGCTGGAGGCGCACCGCTTCGATCAAGCCGCCTGGGCGAAGGCGGGAATTCCCCGGGTTCTGGTCCGGCCGGGCTCGACGGCCGAGGTCCAGGCCGTGCTCCAGGTGGCCACCGCCCACCGGGCTCCCGTGGTGGCCCGGGGAGCGGGTTCGGGGTTGTCCGGCGGCGCCAACGCCGTGGATGGGTGCATCGTGCTCTCGCTCGTCCGGATGAACCGCATCCTGGAAATCGACCGGCGGGGCCTGTTCGCCGTGGTGCAGCCGGGGGTCATCAACGCCGCGGTCAAGGCGGCGGTGGCCGAGCAGGGGCTCTGGTACGCGCCGGATCCCGCGAGCTGGGAGTTCTCGACGATTGGCGGCAACCTGGCCACCAACGCTGGCGGGCTGTGCTGCGTGAAGTATGGGGTGACGGGAGACGCGGTGCTCGGGCTCGAGGCCGTGCTCGCGGATGGCTCCGTGGTGCGGACCGGGGGCAAGACGGTGAAGAACGTGGCGGGCTACGACTTGACCCGCCTGTTCGTCGGCTCCGAGGGCACGCTGGGCATCATCACCGAGGCCACGCTCCGGTTGCGGCCCCGTCCGCCGAAGGCCACGACGCTGCTGGCCTCGTTTCCGGAGCTCGCCGGCGCGGGCGCGGCGGTGACGGACATCATGGCCGGGAGCCGGCCCTCGCTGCTGGAGCTGATGGACCGGACCACGGTCCGCGCGGTCGAGGCCGCCCGGCCCATGGGGTTGGATGTCGAGGCCGCGGCGCTCCTGCTGGCCCGCTCCGACGCGGGGGGGGAGCAGGGCGTGGAGGAGTGCGCGCGGATGGCGGCCGTGTGCGAGGCCGCCGGGGCCACCTTCGTGGCGCAGTCCGCGGACGAGGCCGAGGGGGAGCTGCTGCTCGGCGCGCGCCGGTTCGCCTTCCCCGCGCTCGAGAAGCAGGGCACCACGCTGCTCGATGACGTGGGGGTGCCGCTCTCGCGCATCGCGGAGCTGCTCGCGGCGGTCGAGCGCATCGCGGCGCAGCGCGGGGTGCTCATCGGCACGTTCGGGCACGCCGGGGATGGGAACATGCACCCCACGCTCGTCTTCGACCGGAACGACCCGGACGCGGTGGCCCGCGCCCAGGCGGCGTTCGAGGACATCCTTCAGGTGGTGGGAGCGCTGGGCGGGACCCTCACGGGGGAGCATGGGGTGGGGGTGCTCAAGCGCCCCTTCCTGGCCGCGCAGCTGGGCCCCGGGACGATGCGGCTTCACCACACCCTCAAGGCCGCGATGGATCCCCTGGGCCTCCTCAACCCCGGCAAGCTGCTCTGA
- a CDS encoding DJ-1/PfpI family protein gives MLGKKVLMLVGDYVEDYEVMVPFQALQAVGHTVHAVCPDKKAGEFVRTAIHDFDGAQTYSEKPGHNFIVNATFNEIEASHYDALVVPGGRAPEYLRLNPKVLKVVRHFAETRKPIAAICHGLQILAAAGALEGKRCTAYPACGPEVTLARGSFIEVAADEAVVDGNLVTAPAWPAHPRWIAGFLLLLGTRIQH, from the coding sequence ATGTTGGGCAAGAAGGTGCTGATGCTGGTGGGCGACTACGTGGAGGACTACGAGGTGATGGTGCCCTTCCAGGCGCTCCAGGCCGTGGGGCACACCGTCCATGCCGTGTGTCCGGACAAGAAGGCCGGAGAGTTCGTCCGCACCGCCATCCACGACTTCGACGGGGCGCAGACGTACAGCGAGAAGCCGGGGCACAACTTCATCGTCAACGCCACCTTCAACGAGATTGAAGCCTCCCACTATGACGCGCTGGTGGTTCCCGGCGGCCGGGCGCCGGAGTACCTGCGCCTCAACCCGAAGGTGCTGAAGGTGGTCCGCCACTTCGCCGAGACGCGCAAGCCCATCGCCGCCATCTGCCATGGGTTGCAGATCCTCGCGGCGGCGGGGGCGCTGGAAGGCAAACGCTGCACGGCCTATCCGGCCTGTGGCCCCGAGGTCACCCTGGCCCGAGGCTCCTTTATCGAGGTGGCCGCGGACGAGGCCGTGGTGGACGGCAACCTCGTCACCGCGCCGGCCTGGCCCGCCCACCCGCGCTGGATTGCCGGCTTCCTGCTGCTGCTGGGCACGCGCATCCAGCACTGA